The proteins below come from a single Argonema galeatum A003/A1 genomic window:
- a CDS encoding thioredoxin family protein yields the protein MEQTSTRIGSYAPDFELPGTDGEVHHLARYLEKNRAIGVIFMCNHCPFVRLYVERLKKIQADFHNEGFTLMGINPNDAIQSPEDSFENMKNFAATHELNFPYLRDPTQDVARGFGAQITPEVFLLDRESVLRYCGGIDDRPETPELAQVFHLRNAVAQLMKGETVTPTHTEAQGCSLKWR from the coding sequence ATGGAACAAACCAGCACTCGTATTGGCAGCTATGCTCCGGATTTTGAACTGCCGGGTACTGATGGCGAGGTTCACCACTTAGCCCGCTATCTGGAAAAGAACCGAGCAATAGGCGTTATTTTCATGTGCAATCACTGTCCTTTTGTGAGGTTATATGTAGAGCGTCTCAAAAAAATTCAGGCAGACTTTCACAATGAAGGTTTTACCCTCATGGGGATTAATCCCAACGATGCGATCCAATCTCCTGAAGATAGCTTCGAGAATATGAAAAACTTCGCGGCTACCCATGAGCTTAACTTCCCTTACCTGCGCGATCCGACGCAGGATGTGGCTCGCGGCTTTGGTGCCCAAATAACACCGGAGGTTTTCCTATTAGATCGTGAGAGCGTTCTGCGTTACTGTGGCGGTATTGACGATCGTCCCGAAACACCAGAGTTGGCGCAGGTATTTCATTTGCGGAATGCTGTAGCCCAGCTGATGAAGGGCGAAACGGTAACTCCAACCCACACTGAAGCTCAAGGCTGCTCTTTGAAGTGGCGATAA
- the pyrH gene encoding UMP kinase, whose translation MGTAYQRVLLKLSGEALMGNLGYGIDPAVVQEIASEVAEVIASGVQIAIVVGGGNIFRGVKGAARGMDRATADYIGMIATVMNAMTLQDALERSGVPTRVQTAIAMQEVAEPYIRRRAIRHLEKGRVVIFGAGSGNPFFTTDTTAALRAAEISADVIFKATKVDGIYDSDPLLNPHAKRYQSLNYAHVLAADLRVMDSTAIALCKENNIPIMVFDLTVRGNIRRAVMGEHIGTVVGDLYEVS comes from the coding sequence ATGGGGACAGCGTACCAACGGGTTTTGCTGAAGCTGAGCGGTGAAGCCTTAATGGGCAACCTCGGCTACGGAATCGATCCAGCAGTGGTTCAGGAAATCGCTTCTGAAGTCGCGGAGGTGATTGCTAGCGGCGTTCAGATAGCGATTGTCGTGGGTGGCGGAAACATTTTTCGGGGCGTCAAGGGGGCGGCAAGGGGAATGGATCGGGCTACGGCAGACTATATTGGCATGATCGCCACGGTGATGAATGCCATGACGTTGCAGGATGCTCTGGAGCGATCGGGAGTTCCGACTCGCGTGCAAACTGCGATCGCAATGCAAGAAGTGGCGGAACCCTACATCCGGCGTCGCGCCATTCGTCACCTGGAAAAAGGACGAGTGGTGATTTTTGGCGCTGGTTCTGGCAATCCTTTCTTTACAACGGACACCACAGCTGCTCTGCGGGCAGCTGAAATCAGCGCTGATGTTATTTTTAAGGCGACTAAAGTGGATGGTATTTACGATTCAGATCCGCTTCTGAATCCTCATGCCAAACGCTACCAAAGCCTTAACTACGCGCACGTTTTGGCTGCCGATCTGCGGGTAATGGATAGTACCGCGATCGCTCTTTGCAAAGAGAACAATATCCCAATTATGGTTTTTGACCTCACTGTGAGGGGTAACATCCGTCGAGCTGTGATGGGAGAACATATAGGAACGGTAGTCGGAGATTTATATGAAGTTAGCTGA